One window from the genome of Sesamum indicum cultivar Zhongzhi No. 13 linkage group LG15, S_indicum_v1.0, whole genome shotgun sequence encodes:
- the LOC105177364 gene encoding glycerol-3-phosphate dehydrogenase [NAD(+)] produces MTPANSRVTVVGSGNWGSVAAKLIASNTLKLDSFHDEVRMWVFEEILPSGEKLSQVINRTNENVKYLPGIKLGTNVVADPDLENAVRDASMLVFVTPHQFVEGICKRLVGKIRKDTEAISLIKGMEVKREGPCMISSLISEQLGISCCVLMGANIANEIAVEKFSEATVGYRKDKETADKWVQLFNTSYFMVSAVQDVEGVELCGTLKNVVAIAAGFVDGLEMGNNTKAAIMRIGLREMKTFSKLLFPSVKDSTFFESCGVADLITTCLGGRNRRCAEAFARNGGKRSFDELEAEMLQGQKLQGVSTAKEVYEVLRHRGWLELFPLFSTVHEICVGRLPPTAIVEYSEHTPKFSLVGGSAQFF; encoded by the exons ATGACGCCGGCTAATTCAAGAGTGACGGTGGTAGGCAGTGGCAATTGGGGAAGCGTCGCCGCCAAGCTCATTGCTTCCAACACTCTCAAGCTTGATTCTTTCCACG ATGAAGTGAGGATGTGGGTTTTTGAGGAGATACTGCCGAGTGGTGAAAAACTCTCACAAGTCATCAACCGAACTAAT GAGAATGTTAAATATCTGCCCGGCATAAAGCTTGGTACAAATGTTGTGGCAGACCCTGATCTTGAAAATGcag TCAGGGATGCCAGCATGTTAGTATTCGTGACACCCCATCAGTTTGTGGAGGGCATTTGTAAAAGGCTTGTGGGAAAGATAAGGAAGGACACCGAAGCAATCTCCCTCATCAAAGGGATGGAGGTCAAGAGGGAAGGTCCCTGCATGATCTCTTCCCTCATCTCTGAACAGCTGGGGATCAGTTGTTGCGTTTTAATGGGTGCAAACATTGCCAATGAG ATTGCGGTGGAGAAATTTAGTGAGGCTACCGTTGGGTACAGAAAAGATAAAGAGACTGCAGATAAATGGGTTCAGCTATTCAACACTTCATACTTTATGGTCTCAGCT GTCCAAGATGTGGAAGGAGTTGAGCTATGCGGAACCCTGAAAAATGTTGTGGCTATTGCTGCAG GATTCGTGGATGGATTGGAGATGGGGAACAATACTAAG GCTGCAATAATGAGGATTGGTTTGAGAGAGATGAAGACCTTTTCGAAGCTACTTTTCCCTTCTGTCAAAGATAGTACTTTCTTTGAGAGTTGTGGAGTAGCAGATTTAATCACAACCTGCT TGGGGGGAAGAAACAGGAGATGTGCAGAGGCTTTTGCTAGGAATGGCGGGAAGAGGTCTTTCGATGAACTTGAAGCAGAGATGTTGCAGGGCCAGAAATTACAG GGGGTGTCGACTGCAAAAGAGGTATACGAGGTGTTGAGGCATCGGGGATGGTTAGAGCTTTTCCCCCTCTTCTCAACGGTCCATGAGATCTGCGTCGGCCGTCTTCCACCAACAGCCATAGTGGAATACAGTGAGCACACCCCAAAGTTTTCCCTTGTGGGAGGATCTGctcaatttttctga
- the LOC105177365 gene encoding skin secretory protein xP2-like has product MAPQLVALALLFIAAVVSAQSPAAAPADAPSAAPATAPAQGPTPAFGPAPTGAPEGSPAAAPTSGISSPSSSPTEGPSASLAPASEEGVAVPSSAPAPAADAPAADAALAPAPVADAPSNGAAGLKISAAVGAAAAAGFFFF; this is encoded by the coding sequence ATGGCTCCTCAGCTTGTTGCTCTCGCCCTCCTCTTCATCGCCGCCGTGGTTTCCGCTCAATCTCCCGCCGCCGCCCCCGCCGATGCTCCATCAGCAGCGCCAGCCACCGCGCCCGCTCAAGGTCCAACACCAGCATTCGGCCCAGCTCCCACCGGCGCCCCCGAGGGATCGCCTGCTGCAGCTCCCACCTCCGGAATCTCATCCCCTTCTTCCTCACCCACGGAGGGGCCATCAGCTTCCCTTGCTCCCGCCAGCGAGGAGGGCGTTGCCGTTCCCAGCTCTGCCCCTGCCCCGGCAGCCGATGCCCCCGCCGCCGATGCCGCTCTTGCACCCGCACCTGTAGCTGACGCACCAAGCAACGGCGCCGCTGGTTTGAAGATCTCCGCAGCAGTAGGAGCCGCCGCTGCCGCtggattcttcttcttctaa
- the LOC105177366 gene encoding uncharacterized protein LOC105177366 isoform X2, which yields MNNKRRPKPPKSTTTPKKPKFLSLSLQFPPAETQKTRSLTEMRQRSAIPATNSHQLNLFPLQPDNQVEERENHEHENVAYFFSAADGGPTTLTGLLDTATVSNSTHTTNDSSRPDDLSPSASLTYVCRRQDSEELVRNALRSRERESSEEKWVCYSEVVERKVKEEEVTSSVVDLWRGSEIQGLSLKLDYEEILNAWSDKGPLYIRVAESSQIVPDITHDILNSHEIVSNNVDGMMMLQRGRQESSVGVVPEMDENGMMAGNGNQREASVMRYKEKRLFSKKIRYQVRKINAEKRPRLKGRFVKRS from the exons ATGAACAATAAACGACGCCCAAAACCTCCCAAATCGACAACCACGCCCAAGAAACCCAAATTCCTCAGCCTCAGCCTCCAGTTCCCGCCGGCGGAGACCCAAAAGACCAGAAGCTTGACCGAAATGAGACAGCGCTCCGCCATCCCTGCCACCAACTCGCACCAGCTCAACTTATTCCCGCTCCAGCCAGATAATCAAgtggaagagagagagaaccaCGAACACGAAAACGTAGCCTATTTCTTCTCAGCCGCGGACGGCGGCCCCACCACCCTCACCGGCCTACTCGACACCGCCACCGTGTCTAATTCCACCCACACCACCAACGATAGTTCCAG GCCGGATGATTTGTCCCCGTCGGCATCGCTAACGTACGTGTGCCGAAGACAGGACAGCGAGGAGCTTGTAAGGAACGCGCTGAGGAGTAGAGAGAGGGAATCGAGCGAGGAGAAGTGGGTGTGTTACTCGGAGGTTGTTGAGAGGAAGGtgaaggaggaggaggtgaCGAGCTCGGTGGTGGATCTGTGGCGGGGAAGTGAGATACAAGGGCTGTCGCTGAAGCTGGACTATGAGGAGATCCTGAACGCTTGGTCTGATAAAGGGCCACTCTATATCCGCGTTGCAGAGAGTTCGCAGATCGTTCCGGACATCACCCATGATATTCTTAATTCCCATGAGATTGTATCCAATAAT GTTGATGGTATGATGATGTTGCAGCGGGGGAGGCAGGAAAGCAGTGTGGGAGTGGTTCCGGAGATGGATGAGAATGGAATGATGGCGGGAAATGGAAATCAAAGGGAAGCGAGTGTGATGAGGTACAAGGAGAAGAGGCTCTTCTCCAAGAAAATACGGTATCAAGTTAGAAAGATTAATGCAGAGAAACGGCCTCGTCTCAAG GGTAGGTTTGTGAAGAGAAGTTGA
- the LOC105177366 gene encoding uncharacterized protein LOC105177366 isoform X1 yields MNNKRRPKPPKSTTTPKKPKFLSLSLQFPPAETQKTRSLTEMRQRSAIPATNSHQLNLFPLQPDNQVEERENHEHENVAYFFSAADGGPTTLTGLLDTATVSNSTHTTNDSSRPDDLSPSASLTYVCRRQDSEELVRNALRSRERESSEEKWVCYSEVVERKVKEEEVTSSVVDLWRGSEIQGLSLKLDYEEILNAWSDKGPLYIRVAESSQIVPDITHDILNSHEIVSNNVDGMMMLQRGRQESSVGVVPEMDENGMMAGNGNQREASVMRYKEKRLFSKKIRYQVRKINAEKRPRLKVCEEKLRAPQPYQTTIK; encoded by the exons ATGAACAATAAACGACGCCCAAAACCTCCCAAATCGACAACCACGCCCAAGAAACCCAAATTCCTCAGCCTCAGCCTCCAGTTCCCGCCGGCGGAGACCCAAAAGACCAGAAGCTTGACCGAAATGAGACAGCGCTCCGCCATCCCTGCCACCAACTCGCACCAGCTCAACTTATTCCCGCTCCAGCCAGATAATCAAgtggaagagagagagaaccaCGAACACGAAAACGTAGCCTATTTCTTCTCAGCCGCGGACGGCGGCCCCACCACCCTCACCGGCCTACTCGACACCGCCACCGTGTCTAATTCCACCCACACCACCAACGATAGTTCCAG GCCGGATGATTTGTCCCCGTCGGCATCGCTAACGTACGTGTGCCGAAGACAGGACAGCGAGGAGCTTGTAAGGAACGCGCTGAGGAGTAGAGAGAGGGAATCGAGCGAGGAGAAGTGGGTGTGTTACTCGGAGGTTGTTGAGAGGAAGGtgaaggaggaggaggtgaCGAGCTCGGTGGTGGATCTGTGGCGGGGAAGTGAGATACAAGGGCTGTCGCTGAAGCTGGACTATGAGGAGATCCTGAACGCTTGGTCTGATAAAGGGCCACTCTATATCCGCGTTGCAGAGAGTTCGCAGATCGTTCCGGACATCACCCATGATATTCTTAATTCCCATGAGATTGTATCCAATAAT GTTGATGGTATGATGATGTTGCAGCGGGGGAGGCAGGAAAGCAGTGTGGGAGTGGTTCCGGAGATGGATGAGAATGGAATGATGGCGGGAAATGGAAATCAAAGGGAAGCGAGTGTGATGAGGTACAAGGAGAAGAGGCTCTTCTCCAAGAAAATACGGTATCAAGTTAGAAAGATTAATGCAGAGAAACGGCCTCGTCTCAAG GTTTGTGAAGAGAAGTTGAGGGCACCTCAACCATACCAAACTACCATTAAGTAA